One Budorcas taxicolor isolate Tak-1 chromosome 13, Takin1.1, whole genome shotgun sequence DNA window includes the following coding sequences:
- the GTPBP4 gene encoding GTP-binding protein 4 translates to MAHYNFKKITVVPSAKDFIDLTLSKTQRKTPTVIHKHYQIHRIRHFYMRKVKFTQQNYHDRLSQILTDFPKLDDIHPFYADLMNILYDKDHYKLALGQINIAKNLVDNVAKDYVRLMKYGDSLYRCKQLKRAALGRMCTIIKRQKQSLEYLEQVRQHLSRLPTIDPNTRTLLLCGYPNVGKSSFINKVTRADVDVQPYAFTTKSLFVGHMDYKYLRWQVVDTPGILDHPLEDRNTIEMQAITALAHLRAAVLYVMDLSEQCGHGLAEQLELFRNLRPLFVNKPLIVIANKCDVKRISELSEDNQKIFLDLQAEGFPVVETSTLTEEGVIRVKTEACDRLLAHRVETKMKGNKVNEVLNRLHLAVPSRRDDKERPPFIPEGVVARRKRMELGEPKRRQERDLELEMGDDYILDLQKYWDIMNSSEKHDKIPEIWEGHNIADYIDPDIMQKLEELEKEEELRTAAGEYDSESESEDEEMAEIRQLAKQIREKKKLKILQSREKDTQGPRMPRTAKKVQRKVLEDEMRSLGVDMDDKDNAHYAVQARRSRSITRKRKREDSVLPASVTRSHSCSRPPRDVSGLRDVKMVKKAKTMMKNAQKKMNRLGKKGEADRHVFDMKPKHLLSGKRKAGKKDRR, encoded by the exons ATGGCGCACTACAACTTCAAGAAGATCACGGTGGTGCCGTCCGCCAAG GACTTTATTGACCTGACATTATCGAAGACTCAACGAAAGACTCCAACAGTTATCCACAAACATTATCAAATCCATCGCATTAGACATTTTTATATGAGAAAAGTCAAATTTACTCAGCAGAATTACCATGACAGACTCTCACAAATTCTGACAGATTTCCCCAAATTGGAT GATATTCATCCATTTTATGCAGATTTGATGAACATTCTCTATGACAAGGATCATTACAAGTTGGCTCTAGGACAAATAAACATTGCCAAAAATTTAGTGGACAA cgTTGCTAAAGATTATGTGCGGCTCATGAAATATGGTGATTCTCTGTACCGCTGCAAGCAACTGAAACGCGCTGCTCTCGGGCGGATGTGTACTATTATCAAAAGACAGAAGCAGAGTTTGGAATATTTGGAACAAG TGCGTCAGCATCTGTCCCGTCTGCCCACCATTGACCCGAACACGAGGACCTTGCTTCTGTGTGGGTACCCCAACGTTGGCAAGTCCAGCTTCATCAACAAG GTAACGAGAGCGGATGTGGACGTCCAGCCCTATGCCTTCACCACCAAGTCTCTGTTTGTGGGGCACATGGATTACAAGTACCTGCGCTGGCAG GTGGTGGACACCCCTGGGATCCTGGACCACCCTCTGGAGGACCGCAACACCATCGAGATGCAGGCCATCACGGCTCTGGCCCACCTGCGAGCCGCGGTGCTGTACGTGATGGATCTGTCAGAGCAGTGCGGCCATGGGCTCGCGGAGCAGCTGGAACTCTTCCGGAACCTCAGGCCACTCTTTGTCAACAAG CCCCTTATCGTCATAGCAAACAAATGTGATGTGAAGAGGATCTCTGAGCTTTCTGAGGACAATCAG AAAATATTTCTAGACCTGCAGGCAGAAGGCTTTCCTGTGGTGGAGACCAGCACACTGACGGAGGAAGGGGTTATCAGAGTGAAGACAGAG GCTTGTGACAGGCTTTTGGCTCATCGTGTTGAAACCAAAATGAAGGGAAATAAAGTGAATGAGGTGCTGAACAGATTGCACTTGGCTGTTCCCAGCAGGAGAGATGACAAG GAGAGGCCCCCATTCATCCCTGAAGGTGTGGTGGCACGTAGGAAGAGGATGGAACTCGGGGAGCCGAAGAGGAGGCAG GAACGGGACCTGGAACTGGAGATGGGAGATGATTATATTCTGGATCTTCAAA AGTACTGGGATATAATGAATTCATCTGAGAAACATGACAAGATCCCTGAGATCTGGGAAGGCCATAACATAGCCGACTATATCGACCCTGACATCatgcag aaattggaagagttagaaaaagaagaagaactaagaaCAGCTGCTGGAGAGTATGACAGTGAATCTGAAAGTGAAGATGAAGAAATGGCGGAGATTCGACAGCTGGCAAAACagattagggaaaaaaagaagctgaAGATTCTACAGTCCAGAGAGAAGGACACACAGGGGCCCAGGATGCCTCGGACGGCCAAGAAG GTTCAGCGGAAGGTCTTGGAGGATGAGATGCGCAGTCTTGGTGTTGACATGGACGACAAAGACAAC GCCCATTACGCAGTCCAGGCCAGAAGGTCTCGGAGCATCACCAGGAAGAGGAAGCGGGAAGACTCTGTCCTGCCCGCCTCTGTGACCCGCAGTCACAGCTGTTCTCGGCCTCCACGTGATGTCTCTGGTCTCCGGGATGTCAAG ATGGTGAAGAAGGCCAAGACGATGATGAAGAATGCTCAGAAGAAGATGAATCGCTTGGGGAAGAAAGGGGAGGCAGACAGACATGTGTTTGACATGAAACCGAAGCACTTGCTCTCAGGAAAGAGGAAAGCTGGTAAAAAGGACAGGAGATAG